The proteins below come from a single Stomoxys calcitrans chromosome 1, idStoCalc2.1, whole genome shotgun sequence genomic window:
- the LOC106088625 gene encoding SOSS complex subunit B homolog: MYNGECIAIKDIKPGLKNINVIFIVLEIGTATVTKENREVRNFKVGDHTACINVSIWDEPGKLITPGDIIKLTKGYASIWRHCLTLYSGKNGEVYKIGEFCMTFNEAVNMSEPKRPDQQTVGPTPQVMAPAQMTSGAGTSPVVVGQPQQVSTGVTNNNGNAVPRPPTIGVTGVSGVQVVAKPVQPVGIIGNGAASKTTSLGTTNVVTPSQPASKTSTSRGGRTNVTRASNIKTERR, translated from the exons ATGTATAACGGCGAATGCATAGCAATCAAGGACATTAAACCCGGCCTTAAGAacataaatgtaatttttattgtGCTCGAAATAG GTACTGCTACTGTGACTAAAGAAAATAGAGAAGTTAGAAATTTTAAGGTTGGGGATCATACAGCCTGTATAAATGTTAGTATTTGGGATGAACCAGGAAAGCTTATTACACCAGGAGATATTATAAAATTAACCAAAGGTTACGCTTCAATTTGGCGTCATTGCCTTACACTATATTCTGGAAAAAATGGAGAAGTATATAAGATTGGCGAGTTTTGCATGACATTTAACGAAGCTGTAAATATGAGTGAGCCTAAGCGGCCAGATCAACAGACTGTTGGTCCCACACCTCAAGTTATGGCTCCTGCACAAATGACATCCGGTGCAGGAACATCGCCTGTCGTTGTTGGTCAACCGCAACAAGTTTCAACAGGTGTTACCAATAACAATGGAAACGCCGTTCCAAGGCCACCAACGATAGGCGTCACTGGGGTAAGTGGAGTTCAGGTTGTAGCCAAGCCAGTGCAACCGGTTGGTATAATTGGTAATGGGGCCGCATCTAAAACGACATCCCTAGGAACTACAAATGTTGTTACTCCATCTCAACCGGCATCGAAAACTTCAACAAGTCGCGGTGGTCGCACGAATGTTACACGAGCTAGTAACATAAAAACAGAAAGAAGATga
- the LOC106088623 gene encoding UPF0235 protein C15orf40 homolog isoform X1 produces MQHIAYRSIRTLSAIMSKGKGKKSGVLSTSNPSQSDEPIHTDKSGNICIRICAKPGAKHNGITDISSDGVGVQIAAPPSEGEANAELVKYLSKVLNLRKSDVSLDKGSRSRNKVIMITKDATTPESIKQLLLGEIGS; encoded by the exons ATGCAACATATAGCATATAGATCAATTAGGACTTTATCTGCTATCATGTCCAAAGGGAAAGGAAAAAAATCCGGCGTGTTGTCTACATCGAATCCATCACAAAGCGATGAACCTATCCATACAGACAAAAGTGGGAATATATGTATACGTATTTGCGCTAAGCCAGGAGCAAAACACAATGGAATTACAGATATATCTTCAGACGGAGTGGGCGTGCAAAT tgcaGCACCACCGAGTGAAGGAGAGGCAAATGCAGAATTGGTAAAGTATCTGTCAAAAGTTCTTAATTTAAGAAAAAGCGATGTGTCACTGGATAAAGGATCTCGTTCCCGCAACAAAGTAATAATGATCACCAAAGATGCAACAACACCCGAATCCATTAAACAACTTTTGCTCGGAGAAATTGGatcataa
- the LOC131994029 gene encoding uncharacterized protein LOC131994029 isoform X1, with translation MERKSSVNSTQPRRRSLRLSQKPYRSYKYLINGHSRKSLASIEKLAVNMKSSMANINISPQTVFSSSPELEVNQNSNANSTTSDQELCHSYSYKKGTDIKQDDEHVGQVTVQVQPHKNVGTEHKCVETIICSPAKKIKCEIEDELSVVAQNCKNAIDFQIQSQSSQDSCSDTNNKQNMTQRNFRKLGHNTNRTMGSKSSAKSKDNYHFQHNITTKRSTVHFGANSVVHLPHGKQMLYQEHRPDDVPLDLSVKKSRELIRETSITNNSTLKNSSNVSVENTPDVIYVDEFKLQIRSHMMGRTEATQGYFPDVVIFEHNKQVSMEIDSGKNKFSKNALDGSKESTKTCKWDAEVVADDQHVVKAKKDFLPKLKPQQEDISTKKTLTKAKWKKSNHSKRKHSRKAPRKTQKLYSEEDIKGTHENNNPIISSLSKPESFCGTNGGRQKGNIPLVWLPFASPVVRVQNIKINPNVLRKSVRL, from the exons ATGGAGCGAAAAT CATCTGTGAATTCGACCCAACCCCGTCGTAGATCTTTACGTTTGTCCCAGAAGCCGTATCGATCatacaaatatttaattaatggGCATAGTCGGAAAAGTTTAGCAAGTATCGAGAAATTGGCTGTTAATATGAAATCCAGTATGGCCAATATTAACATTTCGCCACAAACAGTTTTTTCTTCATCACCTGAGTTAGAAGTAAAtcaaaattcaaatgcaaactcAACGACGTCAGACCAAGAGCTTTGCCACTCTTATTCCTATAAAAAAGGAACTGACATTAAGCAAGATGATGAACACGTAGGACAAGTCACGGTGCAAGTGCAACCGCATAAAAACGTTGGAACGGAACATAAATGTGTTGAAACAATTATATGCAGCcctgctaaaaaaatcaaatgtgagATAGAAGATGAATTGAGTGTTGTCGcccaaaattgtaaaaatgcCATTGATTTTCAAATTCAAAGTCAATCCAGCCAAGATAGTTGTTCTGATACAAACAACAAGCAGAATATGACTCaaagaaattttagaaaattaggCCACAATACGAACAGAACAATGGGATCCAAGTCCAGTGCAAAATCCAAAGACAACTATCATTTCCAG CATAACATAACAACAAAACGTTCAACTGTGCACTTTGGTGCAAATTCTGTGGTCCATTTGCCCCATGGAAAACAGATGCTTTACCAAGAGCATCGCCCAGATGACGTACCTTTGGATTTATCTGTTAAGAAATCTAGAGAGTTAATTAGAGAAACGTCAATTACTAACAATTCCACCTTAAAAAATAGCAGTAATGTATCGGTTGAAAACACGCCGGATGTAATTTATGTTGATGAATTCAAATTACAAATCCGTTCGCACATGATGGGCAGAACTGAGGCAACACAAGGTT ATTTTCCAGATGTTGTAATATTTGAACA taacaAGCAGGTTTCAATGGAAATAGATTCTGGCAAAAACAAGTTTAG CAAGAACGCCTTGGACGGATCTAAGGAATCTACGAAAACATGCAAGTGGGATGCTGAAGTAGTAGCTGATGACCAACACGTGGTTAAAGCTAAAAAAGATTTTCTGCCCAAGTTGAA ACCACAACAGGAGGATATTTCGACAAAAAAGACGTTGACTAAAGCgaaatggaaaaaatcaaatcatTCTAAGCGCAAACATTCACGAAAGGCTCccagaaaaacacaaaaactgtATTCTGAAGAAGATATCAAAGGTACCCACGAAAATAATAATCCAATTATAAGTTCATTATCGAAACCAGAATCATTTTGTGGTACGAATGGTGGACGACAAAAAGGCAACATACCGCTTGTATGGTTGCCATTTGCAAGTCCTGTGGTTAGAGTCCAAAACATAAAAATCAACCCAAATGTGCTTCGAAAATCAGTAAGGCTGTAa
- the LOC106088623 gene encoding UPF0235 protein C15orf40 homolog isoform X2, producing MGPLLFDKRSALRAPPSEGEANAELVKYLSKVLNLRKSDVSLDKGSRSRNKVIMITKDATTPESIKQLLLGEIGS from the exons ATGGGTCCTTTGTTGTTTGATAAACGTTCAGCGCTCaggg CACCACCGAGTGAAGGAGAGGCAAATGCAGAATTGGTAAAGTATCTGTCAAAAGTTCTTAATTTAAGAAAAAGCGATGTGTCACTGGATAAAGGATCTCGTTCCCGCAACAAAGTAATAATGATCACCAAAGATGCAACAACACCCGAATCCATTAAACAACTTTTGCTCGGAGAAATTGGatcataa
- the LOC131994029 gene encoding uncharacterized protein LOC131994029 isoform X2 yields MERKSSVNSTQPRRRSLRLSQKPYRSYKYLINGHSRKSLASIEKLAVNMKSSMANINISPQTVFSSSPELEVNQNSNANSTTSDQELCHSYSYKKGTDIKQDDEHVGQVTVQVQPHKNVGTEHKCVETIICSPAKKIKCEIEDELSVVAQNCKNAIDFQIQSQSSQDSCSDTNNKQNMTQRNFRKLGHNTNRTMGSKSSAKSKDNYHFQHNITTKRSTVHFGANSVVHLPHGKQMLYQEHRPDDVPLDLSVKKSRELIRETSITNNSTLKNSSNVSVENTPDVIYVDEFKLQIRSHMMGRTEATQGCNKQVSMEIDSGKNKFSKNALDGSKESTKTCKWDAEVVADDQHVVKAKKDFLPKLKPQQEDISTKKTLTKAKWKKSNHSKRKHSRKAPRKTQKLYSEEDIKGTHENNNPIISSLSKPESFCGTNGGRQKGNIPLVWLPFASPVVRVQNIKINPNVLRKSVRL; encoded by the exons ATGGAGCGAAAAT CATCTGTGAATTCGACCCAACCCCGTCGTAGATCTTTACGTTTGTCCCAGAAGCCGTATCGATCatacaaatatttaattaatggGCATAGTCGGAAAAGTTTAGCAAGTATCGAGAAATTGGCTGTTAATATGAAATCCAGTATGGCCAATATTAACATTTCGCCACAAACAGTTTTTTCTTCATCACCTGAGTTAGAAGTAAAtcaaaattcaaatgcaaactcAACGACGTCAGACCAAGAGCTTTGCCACTCTTATTCCTATAAAAAAGGAACTGACATTAAGCAAGATGATGAACACGTAGGACAAGTCACGGTGCAAGTGCAACCGCATAAAAACGTTGGAACGGAACATAAATGTGTTGAAACAATTATATGCAGCcctgctaaaaaaatcaaatgtgagATAGAAGATGAATTGAGTGTTGTCGcccaaaattgtaaaaatgcCATTGATTTTCAAATTCAAAGTCAATCCAGCCAAGATAGTTGTTCTGATACAAACAACAAGCAGAATATGACTCaaagaaattttagaaaattaggCCACAATACGAACAGAACAATGGGATCCAAGTCCAGTGCAAAATCCAAAGACAACTATCATTTCCAG CATAACATAACAACAAAACGTTCAACTGTGCACTTTGGTGCAAATTCTGTGGTCCATTTGCCCCATGGAAAACAGATGCTTTACCAAGAGCATCGCCCAGATGACGTACCTTTGGATTTATCTGTTAAGAAATCTAGAGAGTTAATTAGAGAAACGTCAATTACTAACAATTCCACCTTAAAAAATAGCAGTAATGTATCGGTTGAAAACACGCCGGATGTAATTTATGTTGATGAATTCAAATTACAAATCCGTTCGCACATGATGGGCAGAACTGAGGCAACACAAGGTTGTAA caAGCAGGTTTCAATGGAAATAGATTCTGGCAAAAACAAGTTTAG CAAGAACGCCTTGGACGGATCTAAGGAATCTACGAAAACATGCAAGTGGGATGCTGAAGTAGTAGCTGATGACCAACACGTGGTTAAAGCTAAAAAAGATTTTCTGCCCAAGTTGAA ACCACAACAGGAGGATATTTCGACAAAAAAGACGTTGACTAAAGCgaaatggaaaaaatcaaatcatTCTAAGCGCAAACATTCACGAAAGGCTCccagaaaaacacaaaaactgtATTCTGAAGAAGATATCAAAGGTACCCACGAAAATAATAATCCAATTATAAGTTCATTATCGAAACCAGAATCATTTTGTGGTACGAATGGTGGACGACAAAAAGGCAACATACCGCTTGTATGGTTGCCATTTGCAAGTCCTGTGGTTAGAGTCCAAAACATAAAAATCAACCCAAATGTGCTTCGAAAATCAGTAAGGCTGTAa